A single genomic interval of Trichosurus vulpecula isolate mTriVul1 chromosome 6, mTriVul1.pri, whole genome shotgun sequence harbors:
- the LOC118854983 gene encoding vomeronasal type-1 receptor 4-like yields MTFNGEVLGIVYLVQTLIGVLGNIFLIYHYSFHFITQKRPRRINLILIQLSFANAIFLLSRGIPTVIFSWEVNIFLSNAKCVIISYLQRAFRGLSLCTTCLLSSFQAIAISPNSPKWVVLKVKSPQGIIPCCVFCWILNLLMDAALPVYGARLIQNSTNIKGREKQDFCSVKPYDMNSLKFQIWKSFYDSVFVLLMAVISGYMVVLLYQHHQQVQHIHITRLFPRASPEIRATKAILLLVSTFFFFNTTSCVLSNYSSYYEVSRPWLFYVPLFLSMSFQAVSPFVLISSETWVPWEFCYFLQEMKDSCATPITCQTHTEPQNQRFGRWERKLETI; encoded by the coding sequence ATGACTTTCAATGGTGAAGTCCTGGGGATTGTCTACCTGGTGCAGACCCTAATTGGAGTCCTAGGaaacatttttctcatttaccattattcttttcatttcatcACTCAGAAGAGGCCCAGACGTATAAACCTGATTCTTATCCAACTATCCTTTGCTaatgccatttttcttctttccagagGAATCCCCACAGTAATATTTTCTTGGGAGGTCAACATTTTTCTGAGTAATGCTAAGTGTGTAATCATAAGTTATTTACAGAGAGCATTCCGGGGGCTTTCTCTCTGCACCACCTGCCTCCTTAGTAGCTTCCAGGCCATTGCCATCAGCCCCAACAGCCCAAAGTGGGTAGTCCTCAAAGTTAAATCTCCACAGGGCATCATTCCCTGCTGTGTTTTCTGCTGGATCCTCAATCTGTTAATGGATGCTGCTCTTCCTGTGTATGGAGCTAGACTAATACAGAATAGCACAAATATTAAAGGCAGAGAAAAACAGGACTTTTGCTCTGTTAAACCATATGACATGAATTCACTAAAATTTCAGATCTGGAAGTCTTTTTATGATTCTGTGTTTGTACTTTTAATGGCTGTTATTAGTGGATACATGGTGGTTCTCCTATACCAACACCACCAACAAGTTCAGCACATACATATCACCAGACTCTTCCCCAGAGCCTCCCCTGAGATCAGAGCCACTAAAGCCATTCTGTTGCTGGTGagcacctttttctttttcaacactACAAGCTGTGTCCTTAGTAATTATTCATCTTATTATGAAGTAAGTAGGCCCTGGCTGTTCTATGTCCCTCTGTTTCTGTCCATGTCTTTTCAAGCAGTAAGTCCTTTTGTGTTGATCAGTAGTGAGACTTGGGTCCCTTGGGAATTCTGTTACTTTCTCCAAGAAATGAAAGACTCATGTGCTACACCCATAACATGCCAAACACATACAGAACCACAAAACCAAAGatttgggaggtgggagagaaaactggagaccatctag